From the genome of Pantanalinema sp.:
GGCCGCCGCCGACGCCGACCTGGGTGCCCTGGTTGAAGGCCGTCCCGCCGGGAGCGCCAGGCCCGCCGCCGACCACGCCCGCGGTCTGGCCGAGGCCCTGGTTGATGCCGCCGGGGCCGCCGCCGACGCCCACCTGGGTGCCCTGGTTGCCGGCGAATCCGCCTTGCTGGATGCTGCGCGTGGGGGAATTGGCGTTCTGCGCGGGGGTTCCGGGCCGGCTGGGGAGCTCGGCGCATCCGACCGTGGCCGCGAGAAGCGCGCAAACGCTCGCTCCGAAGAGCTTGGTTCCGGACATGGACGACTACCTCCTTGCGTGGAGTAGCGCTCGACACCTGCCAGTCAGTGAGTGGCTACTCATAGGCGACACCATAAGGGAGGCCCGCAGGGGATGCGTTTGGACGACCCATCCCAAATAACGCCCGCGAGGGCTCGCTTATCGCAGGGCAAAAGGGAGCCCTCTCCAAGCACGAAGCCCCCGCCAGGAAGGCGGGGGCCCCGAAACCGAAAGGTCGGAAGGTTAGGGCTGGGGCTTGGCGGGTGCGGCCTTGGCGGGGGCTGCCTTGGGGGAGGCGGCCGCGAGCTTGGCGTCGTAGCCCGCCTTCTCGACGGCCTTGATCAGCGCGGAGGTGTCCTTGAGCTCCATCGAGCAGTAGTCCACCGAGGCGATGCCGCTCTCGAGGTTCACCGAGACGGCCTCGACGCCCTTGACCCCCTGGAGGCTCTTGGTCACGTGATCGGCGCAGCTGGCGCACTCCATGCCGAGCACCTCGAGCCTGGTCGAGAGCTGGCATGCGTCCTTCTTGACGGCCTTCGCGGGCGCGGCGGCCTTGGGGGCGGTGGCGCCCGCCTTCTTGTCGACGGCGCAGGTCCCGGGGGCGCAGGACGAGCCCTCGCCGCAGGCGATCGCGTTGCCCGCCGTCAAGGTCAGGGCCAGGGCCGCGAGCACGAGGAATCCCTTTTTCATCCGAACTTCTCCTATACGACGGGGGTGAGAATCGCTTCCGATTATAGCAGGCATGGAAGTGATCGCGCCCGGCGCTACGAAACGCTCTCGGGCAGCGCGGCGGTGAGGGCGGAAGCGAGCGACTCCGCGTCCATGGCCACGGCGCGGGTGGTGCGCGCGACCAGGTCCTTGAGCTGGACCTCGCCGGCTTCAAGCTCGGTGTCCCCGATGACCGCGACCCACCTGGCGCCCAGCTTGTCGGCCATCTCGAGCTGCTTCTTGAGCTTGCGATCGCCGAAGCCGACCTCGACGTGCCAGTCGCCCGCCCGGCGCAGGGCGTGGGCCAGCTTGAAGCTCGCCACCTCGGCGTCGGGCCCCATTGCCGCCACGTAGAGGTCCACGGCGTCCTCGGGGGTCTTGGACTCGAGCAGGATGGCGAGGCGCTCCTCGCCGAAGGCCCAGCCCACCGCCGGGGTGGGGGGGCCGCCGCACTCCTCGACCAGCTTGTCGTACCGGCCGCCGGCGCAGACCGTGTCCTGGCTGCCCAGCTTCTCCTCGGCGACGATCTCGAAGACGGTACGGGTGTAGTAGTCGAGCCCGCGCACCAGGCGCGAGTTGAGCTGGTGCTTCACCCCCACCGCGTCCAGGTAGCCGAAAAGCTTGCCCTGGTGGTCCCGGCAGTCGGCGCACAGCACGTCCTGGAGGCTGGGGGCCTCCCGGTTGATCTCCTTGCAGGAAGGAGTCTTGCAGTCGAGCACCCGCAGGGGGTTGGTCTGGCTGCGATCCAGGCAGGTGGTGCAGTAGTCGGCATGGCGCTCGGCGAAGTAGGCGACGAGGCGCTCGCGGTAGGCGGGCCGGCAGGCCTCGCACCCGAGGCTGTTGAGCTCGACGCGCAGGTTCGGGACCGAAAGGGCCGCGAAGATGTCCAGCGCGAGGGTGATCACCTCGGCGTCGGCCTTGGGATCACTGGTGCCGAGGAACTCGACGCCCACCTGGTTGAACTGGCGCTGGCGGCCGGCTTGCGG
Proteins encoded in this window:
- a CDS encoding heavy metal-associated domain-containing protein — encoded protein: MKKGFLVLAALALTLTAGNAIACGEGSSCAPGTCAVDKKAGATAPKAAAPAKAVKKDACQLSTRLEVLGMECASCADHVTKSLQGVKGVEAVSVNLESGIASVDYCSMELKDTSALIKAVEKAGYDAKLAAASPKAAPAKAAPAKPQP
- the hisS gene encoding histidine--tRNA ligase, whose translation is MGSLITAQRGTRDVLPPESLLWNKIEETARKFFDRYHVREIRTPIFEATELFTRGIGEATDIVSKEMYSFVDRGDRSLTLRPEGTAGVVRAYLQGKLASTLPSPVKLWYAGPMFRYERPQAGRQRQFNQVGVEFLGTSDPKADAEVITLALDIFAALSVPNLRVELNSLGCEACRPAYRERLVAYFAERHADYCTTCLDRSQTNPLRVLDCKTPSCKEINREAPSLQDVLCADCRDHQGKLFGYLDAVGVKHQLNSRLVRGLDYYTRTVFEIVAEEKLGSQDTVCAGGRYDKLVEECGGPPTPAVGWAFGEERLAILLESKTPEDAVDLYVAAMGPDAEVASFKLAHALRRAGDWHVEVGFGDRKLKKQLEMADKLGARWVAVIGDTELEAGEVQLKDLVARTTRAVAMDAESLASALTAALPESVS